DNA sequence from the Bacteroidales bacterium genome:
TGATGCTTGCAGACGATAAAAATGCTTTGGCTGAAGGTTACCATATGAGCGTTGAAACAGTATCTGATAAGCATAGGATAAACCATATTTACCAGACTCACAAGTTCAGAATTGAGCGTTACGGTAAACCACCATTACTGGGAGGGATAGCTATGGACATCACCGAACGCAAACTGACTGAAGATACATTGAAACAATCTGAAAAAAGCTATCGAGATCTTTTTAATAATGCAACCGATGCAATTTACATACAGGATAGGGAAGGTCGCTTTCTTGATGTAAATCAAGGAGCTGTGAATATGTATGGATATCCTAAGGAGTTTTTCTTAGGTAAAACACCTGAATTTTTATCAGCTAAGGGAAAAAATGACATGAAAAAGATAATGGGCATTGTTGAAGATGCGTTTAATGGCAAACCCCAGCAATATGAATTCTGGGGTATAAGAAAGAACGGTGAAGTATTTCCTAAAATTGTCCGATCCCAAAAAGGTTTATTTCAGGGACAGGATGTAATTATTACATTCGCCTTAGACATCACCGAACGCATACGAGCAGAAAATGATCTAAAACAAAGTGAAACAAAATTCAGACTTTTATCCGATTATAACCTTGACCTGGAATATTGGATGAATCCTGAAGGTAAGTATATCTACATTTCTCCGGCATGCGAACGAATAACCGGCTATAAACCTGAAGAAATAATGTTTGAACCTGATTTGCTCATAAATATTACCAGGCCTGATTATAGAGATCGAATAAAAAAGCATTATCATGATGAAAATGATGAAAACCTGCCAACCCATACGGTCGAATTTCCAATAATTCATCGCAATGGAGAAGAACGCTGGATAGAACATACCTGCAGACCGGTTTTCGATGATGATGGTAATTACCTCGGAAGGCGCGGCAACAATCATGATATAACCAACCGTAAAAAAGTAGAAATAGAGAATAAAAAATTATTTATAGATAATATTGAACGAATTAAAGAACTCAATTGTTTGTACGGACTTTCAAGTTCTATTCAGAGAAAAGAAAAATATGTAGATTTTTTTTACGATCTGCTTGATTTAATTCCGGAGGCATGGCATCACACCGATTTTATTAAGGCTAAAATTACTTTTGATGGCAAAGAATACTCCAAAGAAAATTTCAAAGAAAACAAATGGAAACAATCTGTTGATCTTGTTATTGATGATAACAAAAGGGGAACAATTGATGTTTTCTGCATGAAGGAATTTCCTGAATTGGATGAAGGCTTATTCGTAAAAGAGGAAAGAGATCTTTTGGAAAGCATAGCAGAAATATTGAGTGAAGCAATAAAAAGTAAGGAGTCTGAAAGGGAACTTCGATATCATCGGGAGCATCTGGAAAAAATGATTCAAGAGCGAACTGCTGAACTGAATAGCAAAAATAAAGGACTTATTGAGTCGCAACAAGCAATGTCGTTTCTTATTGAAGATGTAAATGAAACAAGAGATAAATTAAGAAGCCTCGTTAATCAGTTAGAAAACTCTAACAGGGAATTAGAATCATTTTCCTATTCGGTATCACACGACCTTAAAGCGCCCCTGCGTGCAATCGATGGATTTTCAAAAATTCTTCTCGAAGATTATTCAAGTTCTTTAGACAAGCAAGGACAACACTATCTGAAGAGAGCAAGGGCTGCAACACAAAAAATGGGGCAATTAATAGATGTCCTTCTTAACCTCTCACGTGTAGGACGCAAACAATTAAATATAAAGGAAATAAATATAGAAAGTATTGCTAATGAAGTATATAAATCGCTTGAAGATGAAAGAAAAGAACGAAAAATAAATTTTATTATTAATAAATGTCCCCAAATTAATGCCGATTATAATCTTATGCAAATAGCTCTTACAAATATGCTTTCTAATGCCATAAAATTTACAAAGAACAAAGAAACAGCAAAAATAGAAATAGGTTCTAAGACCGAAAACAAACAAACTGTATTTTTTATTAAAGATAATGGTGCAGGTTTTGATATGAAATATGAAGACGAATTATTTTCTCCTTTTAAACGGCTGCACGATGCTGATGAATATGAAGGAACAGGTATTGGCTTAGCAATTGTTAAGAGAATTATTAACAGGCACAGAGGAAGTATTTGGGTAAAATCTGAAATTAATAAAGGAACAACTTTTTATTTTACTTTACCGGAATAATCATTAATTCTTCATTTTTCTCATTATTATTTTTTTCCGCTGATTACCTTTCTTTTTACTCCTTTGCCTATCAGCATCTCCCCTGATAATAAGGGGAGAACGCTTCGATAATTCATTACTGCTAAACTCTTTAGTTTTGCAGTTAGCTTCTCCCTCCCTTTTTTTAAGGGAGGATTTGGGGTGGGTAAATTATTTCAACGTCAATGTTTTCCATTGTTCTTTAATAAATATGTTTTTTTATTGTTACAAATAAAAATTAATAAAAAAATATTCTTAAATTTATAAGTATAATGTAATTAACAAACAAATTAAAATTAAGAAAGCACCATAATTTATTATGGTGGTTATAATATAATAACAAACAAAAAACTAACCGCTTCAGTTTATACTGTGAAATCCGTCTTTTCAGATATTTCACAGGGGCGGTTTATAAAACTAAAATATTAACAGATGAAACCCCCATGAACCTACGGGTTAACCCGTAGGTTCACAAAAGGGAACTTAGTGTAACGATCTCATGAACGAAGTGAATAATGATAAAATATTAAGTCATTTAGTATGAGTATTTTATAAAAATATAAACAAATGAAAAAACTAAATCTACTTATCGTTGAAGATTCAAAAGACGATGCCGAGTTAATAGTTTTAGAATTAAAACGCGGAGGATATGCTCCTGAGTGGGAAAGGGTACAAAATGAAGACAAATTATTAAAAGCATTGAATAAAAAAAAGTGGGACATCATAATAACAGATTATGTTATACCCGGATTTGGTGGCTTGGAAGCCTTGAAAATTATTAAAGAAAAAACCGAATTTATTCCGGTTATAATTGTTTCAGGTACCATAGGGGAAGAAACTGCTGTGAAAGCTCTAAAAGCAGGTGCTGATGATTACCTGATGAAAGATAATCTTTTACGTCTTAACACGGCTATAAGTAGAGCTATAAAAGAAAAACATTTAGAAAAAGAACAAATAATTGCTGACCGGATTTTTCTTGAAAATGAATTAAAATTCAGGAAAATATTTAAAAACCTTAATATGTTAGCTGTTTTTCTTGATGAAAATGGAAATATTACTTTTTGTAATAATTATTTTGCAAAAATCACTGCTTATAATATAAATGAAATTATTGGAAAAAATTATTATGATAATTTTGTACCTGAAAATATTAAAAAAGAATCTAAAAACAGGTTTATTACTATTATTAATAATGAAAAATATCCTTTGTATTACGAAAACCAATTGTTAACAAAAAACGGTGAAATCAGAACAATTGAATGGAATTATTACATTCATAAAGGTTTGAATAACAAAAATACAATCACATATCTCGGTGTTGATATTACAGAAAAAAAAGAAGCAGAAAATATAAATAATATCATTTCAAATATAGCCAACACAATTCATAATACTGATACTAAAAACATATACAAAAACATTGTTCGGGAATTAAAAAAAATCGTTGAAATTCAAAACGTTTTTTTCGGAGCATTTCATAAAGATGATAATACACTGGAAATTTTGTACATGCAAGATGAAATGGACGATTTTAAAAGGGTACCAATTGCAAAAACCCTGAGTAATCTTGTTATTCATGGTAAAAAAACCATGTCTTTTAATGAAAAAGAAATTTATGAATTAAAGGATAAAGGTAAAATTGAATTTATAGGAACTCCTGCAAAATATTGGCTTGGTATTCCGTTACATATTAAAGATGAGCTTGTTGGAATTTGTGTTTTACAGGATTACCAAAAATGTCGACCAATAAAAAAACAAATAATAAAATGGTTAGAAACCATTGCTATACAGATTTCTTTAGTTATTCAACGAAAACAATGGGAAGAAGAAATAAAAAAATTATCTATGGCGGTTGAACAAAGTCCTGCTTCAGTATTAATAACCGAATTTAATGGTAATATTGAATATATTAACTCAAAATGTACTGAAATTACAGGTTATTCTTTTGATGAAGTAAAAGGAAAAAATCCGCGTATTTTTCAGTCAGGAAAAACTTCTTTGGAATTATACGAAAATCTTTGGCAAACAATAAAAAGCGGAGATGAATGGAAAAATGAAATACTTAATAAAAAGAAAAACGGAGAATTATACTGGGAAAAGATTTCTGTTT
Encoded proteins:
- a CDS encoding PAS domain S-box protein, coding for MSTLQEKSKSELIEEIESLKRNVRDLEKNKLKFKQAEEALKENNENFQQVVSNITTVVWKADIGNNGAFENTYTSPVVDELLELPAGTLQNDWDKYFRYIKPEYLERVNNAFREAIKSPGKLIDCEYEVLKDNKQTAWFHSKGRCFEKNGKLYVFGSTIDITERKNAEKELRNNEEKYRLLADNSIDAIWQMDLKLFFTYISPSVKNVMGYSVEECIGTRLSQHTSTKEFFNIARKALYAIKNYKKFKYLAFEAVMLRKDGSEIAVEITAKLLLNKKGLPVGLQGTTRDTTGRKKVEEKEKEHIKNISLLSETAMQFVEFPPDRDMYDFICEKVKQLVGEGIVCVNSIDLERDTLHVRKVLGIGKAMLKMINKLLGTKIVDMPFSDILQEAKDSLISGKLAKVEGGLHAILFHHFHQALCQQIEKLIGIKGLYSIGLRRKGILLGSVTIMALKNSRINKSVIETFVNQASVALERKRAEEALRESESLLRQVINTSPNCIYVKDREGRYVLVNQRMADMHKTTPEALIGLTDLFLAKKWLISDAEIEEFRAAELEVIDKKQMRFIPEEEFTFRDGTKRWFQTTKSPIILNNKQDYLMSVAVDITERKQIEEALQESKERFSLFMDYLPAVVFIKDEKSRTLYVNKHMNEVLGAKDWIGKSIFDLYPKDIADVMLADDKNALAEGYHMSVETVSDKHRINHIYQTHKFRIERYGKPPLLGGIAMDITERKLTEDTLKQSEKSYRDLFNNATDAIYIQDREGRFLDVNQGAVNMYGYPKEFFLGKTPEFLSAKGKNDMKKIMGIVEDAFNGKPQQYEFWGIRKNGEVFPKIVRSQKGLFQGQDVIITFALDITERIRAENDLKQSETKFRLLSDYNLDLEYWMNPEGKYIYISPACERITGYKPEEIMFEPDLLINITRPDYRDRIKKHYHDENDENLPTHTVEFPIIHRNGEERWIEHTCRPVFDDDGNYLGRRGNNHDITNRKKVEIENKKLFIDNIERIKELNCLYGLSSSIQRKEKYVDFFYDLLDLIPEAWHHTDFIKAKITFDGKEYSKENFKENKWKQSVDLVIDDNKRGTIDVFCMKEFPELDEGLFVKEERDLLESIAEILSEAIKSKESERELRYHREHLEKMIQERTAELNSKNKGLIESQQAMSFLIEDVNETRDKLRSLVNQLENSNRELESFSYSVSHDLKAPLRAIDGFSKILLEDYSSSLDKQGQHYLKRARAATQKMGQLIDVLLNLSRVGRKQLNIKEINIESIANEVYKSLEDERKERKINFIINKCPQINADYNLMQIALTNMLSNAIKFTKNKETAKIEIGSKTENKQTVFFIKDNGAGFDMKYEDELFSPFKRLHDADEYEGTGIGLAIVKRIINRHRGSIWVKSEINKGTTFYFTLPE